One window from the genome of Sphaerotilus microaerophilus encodes:
- a CDS encoding IS701 family transposase: MKPTSRDYCQFLISTQINYTQTYFADHHQRFSHDAINRYLQAANISPADVWNLARRNIEFDDDACLVFDDSVLDKNHSHKIELVRKQYSGNAHGLIKGIGVVNCLYVNIKTGHYWIIDWRIYAPDEDGKSKLDHVQEMFDNAMAHKKLPFRTVLMDSWYATMDLMKHIHRAGKHFYCPLKSNRKVDDSQGQQPYKAVSTLQWSAQEHVHGKHVKLFKFPSDIKLKLFRVVVDTNRTDWVVTNDLSQDSTDDTHEMCAVRWKIEQYHREIKQVLGIEKCQCRMARSQKNHIACAILAWVHLCETAKALKTNIYSLKKGILSEFLKKELRSPTIRMAPI, translated from the coding sequence ATGAAACCCACGAGCCGAGACTACTGCCAATTTCTGATATCCACACAAATCAACTACACGCAGACCTATTTTGCGGATCACCATCAGAGGTTTTCTCATGACGCCATAAATCGCTACTTGCAGGCTGCCAATATCAGCCCGGCCGATGTCTGGAATCTGGCCCGACGAAACATCGAATTTGACGACGATGCCTGCCTGGTTTTCGATGACAGCGTTCTGGACAAGAACCACTCGCACAAAATCGAGCTGGTGCGCAAACAGTACAGCGGCAACGCCCACGGCCTGATCAAGGGCATTGGGGTGGTCAACTGCCTGTACGTGAACATCAAGACCGGCCACTACTGGATCATCGACTGGCGCATCTATGCGCCTGACGAAGACGGCAAGTCCAAGCTGGATCATGTCCAGGAGATGTTCGACAATGCCATGGCGCACAAGAAGCTGCCCTTTCGCACCGTGCTGATGGACTCCTGGTACGCCACCATGGATCTGATGAAGCACATCCACCGGGCGGGCAAGCACTTCTACTGCCCGCTCAAGAGCAATCGCAAGGTTGACGACAGCCAAGGCCAGCAGCCCTACAAGGCGGTCAGTACGCTGCAGTGGAGTGCCCAAGAACATGTGCATGGCAAACACGTCAAACTGTTCAAGTTTCCCAGTGACATCAAGCTGAAACTGTTCCGGGTTGTGGTTGATACCAATCGCACGGACTGGGTTGTGACAAACGACCTATCTCAAGATTCGACGGACGATACGCATGAGATGTGTGCCGTGCGCTGGAAGATTGAGCAGTACCACAGGGAGATCAAGCAGGTTCTTGGCATCGAAAAATGTCAGTGCAGAATGGCCCGGTCACAGAAGAATCACATCGCCTGCGCGATATTGGCCTGGGTCCACCTCTGCGAGACGGCCAAAGCGCTGAAGACAAACATCTACAGCCTGAAGAAGGGAATCCTCTCGGAATTCCTCAAGAAGGAACTTCGGTCACCAACCATTCGCATGGCACCCATCTGA
- the csy3 gene encoding type I-F CRISPR-associated protein Csy3 — MATNVSSTLKTPTVLAFDRKLDPSDALLASGRWVDRADVAAWTPVSVHEKSVRGTMSHRTKAGSTDAAKLDRPLDVPNPQTVDVATLPAEADTLRVSFTLRVLGGAGTPSACNNADYQVKLLATVQGYVQAQGFDELARRYACNLANGRFLWRNRVGAEQVEVQVRHIVGGDAAATWTFDALTLPTRHFDLPAEAATAAGDIAALIAKGLAGQAHVLLAVTAFARVGAGQEVFPSQELLLDKAASKKSKTLYTVHDVAGIHSQKLGNALRTIDTWHPDVAEVGPIAVEPYGSVTTLGKACRRPTDKLDFYNLLDNWLLKDKVPPVEQQHFVMATLIRGGVFGDAGKD, encoded by the coding sequence ATGGCCACCAACGTTTCCTCCACGCTCAAGACCCCGACCGTTCTCGCCTTCGACCGCAAGCTGGACCCTTCTGACGCTCTCCTTGCATCTGGCCGTTGGGTCGATCGGGCCGATGTTGCAGCTTGGACGCCCGTTTCCGTGCATGAGAAGTCCGTACGCGGCACGATGTCGCACCGAACTAAGGCAGGATCCACCGACGCAGCGAAGCTCGATCGGCCTCTCGATGTTCCGAATCCTCAGACCGTCGACGTCGCCACCCTGCCCGCCGAGGCCGACACCCTGCGCGTGAGCTTCACGCTGCGCGTGCTCGGCGGCGCCGGAACCCCGTCGGCCTGCAACAACGCCGACTACCAGGTCAAGCTGCTTGCCACGGTGCAGGGCTACGTGCAGGCGCAGGGGTTTGACGAGCTGGCGCGCCGCTACGCCTGCAACCTGGCCAACGGCCGCTTCCTGTGGCGCAACCGCGTGGGCGCCGAGCAGGTGGAGGTGCAGGTGCGCCACATCGTCGGCGGGGACGCTGCGGCCACCTGGACCTTCGATGCCCTGACCCTGCCCACCCGCCACTTCGACCTGCCCGCCGAGGCCGCCACCGCCGCTGGCGACATCGCGGCGCTCATCGCCAAGGGCCTGGCCGGGCAGGCGCACGTGCTGCTGGCCGTGACCGCGTTTGCCCGCGTCGGCGCCGGGCAGGAGGTGTTCCCCTCCCAGGAACTCCTGCTCGACAAGGCGGCCAGCAAGAAAAGCAAGACGCTGTACACCGTGCACGACGTGGCCGGCATCCACTCCCAGAAGCTCGGCAACGCGCTGCGCACCATCGACACCTGGCACCCGGACGTGGCCGAAGTCGGCCCCATCGCCGTCGAGCCCTACGGCTCCGTCACCACCCTGGGCAAGGCCTGCCGGCGCCCGACCGACAAGCTCGACTTCTACAACCTGCTGGACAACTGGTTGCTCAAGGACAAGGTGCCGCCGGTGGAACAGCAGCACTTCGTGATGGCCACGCTGATCCGGGGTGGCGTGTTCGGCGACGCCGGCAAGGACTGA
- the csy1 gene encoding type I-F CRISPR-associated protein Csy1, translated as METIHRPRVDAIRALISEFLQSQLDEKLDELKEGDTKRAKLRLKFEYATWIDDAANRSVQIQAVTHSLKPIHPSAKGTNVYTAPSQLPDHRVVGTHCLCDTFEGDVAGNAAALDVYKFLKLSLDGRSLLDLAVAGDADLAAALTDDAEQARSWLDAFAGVAKQRGRPASHTLAKQFYWLTGEDAHDDTGFHLLAPLYATSLAHRVYQTVQLDRFGDEAKAAWEARKAGRFHPRPVREYGELAVQKLGGTKPLNISQLNSERLGRNYLLASLPPVWKTVAVQPVHGVDSVFQRYGRRREVVRLVRMLRDFLASDPAPNIRTRTRIDTLVADLLDELLHLAAEVRSLAPGWSQDPACRLSAAERLWLDPGAGTEEGAAAVPITDEAAERIAAGFANWLNARLRKPLPMGDPEYQHWRKLALEQIEDDLREAHDE; from the coding sequence ATGGAAACCATCCATCGACCACGGGTCGATGCCATCCGGGCGCTGATTTCGGAGTTTCTCCAGAGTCAGCTCGACGAAAAGCTCGATGAACTGAAGGAAGGTGACACCAAACGCGCCAAGTTGCGCTTGAAATTTGAATATGCCACCTGGATCGATGACGCGGCCAATCGCTCGGTACAGATTCAGGCCGTCACTCACTCGCTCAAGCCTATTCACCCGTCAGCCAAGGGCACCAACGTCTACACGGCACCGAGCCAATTGCCAGACCATCGTGTCGTCGGAACACATTGCCTATGTGACACATTCGAAGGCGATGTGGCAGGCAATGCCGCCGCGCTGGACGTCTACAAATTCCTCAAGCTGAGCCTTGATGGCCGCAGCCTGCTGGATCTCGCGGTGGCCGGTGACGCCGACCTGGCCGCAGCGCTGACGGACGACGCCGAACAGGCCCGGTCCTGGCTGGATGCCTTTGCTGGCGTGGCCAAGCAGCGCGGCCGGCCCGCTTCACATACCCTGGCCAAGCAGTTCTACTGGCTGACTGGCGAGGATGCCCACGACGACACGGGGTTTCATCTGTTGGCGCCTCTGTACGCGACCTCCTTGGCGCACCGGGTCTACCAGACTGTTCAGCTGGACCGGTTCGGCGACGAGGCCAAGGCGGCATGGGAAGCTCGCAAGGCCGGCCGCTTCCACCCGAGACCGGTGCGTGAATATGGCGAACTGGCGGTGCAAAAACTCGGTGGCACCAAGCCCCTGAACATCAGCCAGCTCAACAGCGAGCGCCTTGGAAGAAACTACCTGCTCGCGTCGCTGCCACCCGTCTGGAAAACCGTCGCCGTCCAGCCAGTGCATGGCGTGGACAGCGTCTTCCAGCGCTATGGCCGCCGCCGCGAGGTAGTGAGGCTGGTTCGGATGCTGCGCGATTTCCTCGCCTCGGACCCCGCGCCCAATATCAGGACCCGCACGCGCATCGATACCCTGGTCGCCGACCTGCTCGATGAGCTGCTCCACCTCGCCGCCGAAGTGCGCAGCCTCGCCCCTGGCTGGAGCCAAGACCCCGCCTGCCGGCTGAGCGCCGCCGAGCGGCTGTGGCTGGACCCTGGGGCGGGCACCGAGGAGGGGGCCGCGGCGGTGCCCATCACCGACGAGGCCGCCGAGCGCATCGCTGCCGGTTTTGCCAACTGGCTGAACGCCCGCCTGCGCAAACCGCTGCCGATGGGCGACCCCGAGTACCAGCACTGGCGCAAGTTGGCGCTGGAGCAGATCGAAGACGACCTCCGGGAGGCCCACGATGAGTGA
- the tnpC gene encoding IS66 family transposase — translation MNSAESEDKAPFQPVSMTMPATLPECHAVIETMALELAQLREQMAWLQERLKVDSRNSSKPPSSDGPGSGNRAQRRASQRKRGAQKGHPGAYRALLPETEVDGVQDCVPPAQCNCGGAVNVQGKPVRHQVFDIPPVTPDVQEYRLYSGVCTQCGLGHRGVLPQGVPSGQIGPRALALVGVLGTRFHLTQGKIRDLLAQLLGLDFSVGAISQAHGKVAAALKAPVAVAVASLAQAPVLHMDETRYPREGSANWVWGVIQPKLAVFSILPSRARYVITDLIGQAPQGVVVSDRYAGYAHLDASRRQVCWAHLLRDFTRISQRSGRAGHIGRRLLGLGCVLFRWRERGKTTAEQFEPLVPRLRAALEQGAAQRACKRTANTCANVLKLWPALWGFITHAGVQPTNNAAEQALRTIVLKRKISGPTRSRRGDEFIARGFSVHETCRRQGLDLWAFLHRAVTAWIDKATPPSMLPAPTG, via the coding sequence ATGAACAGCGCTGAGAGCGAGGACAAGGCACCGTTCCAGCCGGTATCGATGACGATGCCGGCGACGCTGCCGGAGTGCCACGCGGTGATCGAGACGATGGCCCTGGAACTCGCCCAACTGCGCGAGCAGATGGCGTGGCTGCAAGAGCGGCTGAAGGTGGACTCGCGCAACTCATCGAAGCCGCCGTCGTCGGATGGACCGGGCAGCGGCAACCGCGCCCAGCGCCGCGCCAGCCAGCGCAAGCGCGGTGCCCAGAAGGGCCACCCCGGCGCGTACCGGGCGCTGCTGCCCGAGACGGAGGTGGACGGTGTCCAAGACTGTGTGCCCCCGGCGCAGTGCAACTGCGGCGGCGCGGTGAACGTGCAGGGCAAACCGGTGCGTCACCAGGTCTTCGACATCCCGCCGGTGACCCCCGATGTGCAGGAGTACCGGCTCTACAGCGGTGTGTGCACCCAATGCGGGCTGGGCCATCGGGGCGTTCTGCCGCAGGGTGTTCCCAGCGGGCAGATCGGGCCACGCGCGCTGGCGCTGGTGGGTGTGCTGGGCACGCGCTTTCACCTCACGCAGGGCAAGATCCGGGACCTGCTGGCCCAACTGCTGGGGCTCGATTTCAGCGTGGGGGCCATCTCGCAGGCCCACGGCAAGGTAGCCGCTGCGCTGAAGGCGCCGGTGGCGGTCGCGGTGGCCTCGCTGGCGCAGGCCCCGGTGCTGCACATGGACGAGACGCGCTACCCGCGTGAAGGCTCGGCCAATTGGGTGTGGGGTGTGATCCAGCCCAAGCTGGCGGTCTTCAGCATCCTGCCCTCGCGGGCACGCTATGTCATTACGGACCTGATCGGCCAGGCGCCGCAGGGCGTGGTGGTGTCGGACCGCTATGCCGGCTACGCCCACCTCGACGCCAGCCGGCGCCAGGTGTGCTGGGCGCATCTGCTGCGCGACTTCACGCGCATCTCCCAGCGCAGCGGGCGTGCCGGGCACATCGGCCGGCGCCTGCTCGGGCTGGGCTGCGTGCTGTTTCGCTGGCGCGAGCGCGGCAAGACCACCGCAGAGCAGTTCGAGCCGCTCGTGCCGCGTCTGCGTGCTGCCCTGGAGCAAGGCGCCGCACAGCGGGCCTGCAAGCGCACGGCCAACACCTGTGCCAACGTGCTCAAGCTGTGGCCGGCGCTGTGGGGCTTCATCACGCATGCGGGTGTGCAGCCCACCAACAATGCCGCCGAACAGGCCCTGCGCACCATCGTGCTCAAGCGCAAGATCTCCGGGCCCACCCGATCGCGCCGCGGCGACGAGTTCATCGCCCGGGGCTTCAGCGTGCACGAGACCTGCCGTCGCCAGGGCCTGGATCTGTGGGCCTTCCTGCACCGCGCCGTCACCGCCTGGATCGACAAGGCCACCCCGCCCAGCATGCTCCCGGCACCCACCGGTTGA
- the cas1f gene encoding type I-F CRISPR-associated endonuclease Cas1f gives MSSTPAIQASDLKTILHSKRANLYYLEHCRVLVNGGRVEYVTDAGKQSLYWNIPIANTTTVLLGTGTSITQAAMRELAKAGVLVGFCGGGGTPLFAATEFEVEIAWLSPQSEYRPTEFLRHWVRFWFDDALRLRAAQLFQAARLARIQQQWSRLAAQRDSRFQPDLAALAACLAQSAPAMAAAPDNMCLLTEEARLTKQLYRLAGDATSYGEFTRSKRGESADAANQFLDHGNYLAYGLGATATWVLGLPHGLAVLHGKTRRGGLVFDVADLVKDASILPQAFISATRGDSEQEFRQACIEALTRSEALDFMIDTVKATALQVGQLARTQGPA, from the coding sequence ATGTCTTCAACGCCGGCCATCCAGGCCTCCGATCTCAAGACGATCCTGCATTCCAAGCGCGCCAACCTCTACTACCTGGAGCACTGCCGCGTGCTGGTCAACGGCGGGCGCGTCGAGTACGTCACCGACGCGGGCAAGCAGTCGCTGTACTGGAACATCCCGATCGCCAACACCACGACCGTGCTGCTGGGCACCGGGACGTCGATCACCCAGGCGGCGATGCGGGAGCTGGCCAAGGCCGGTGTGCTGGTCGGTTTTTGCGGGGGTGGCGGCACCCCCTTGTTCGCGGCCACCGAGTTCGAGGTGGAAATCGCCTGGCTCAGCCCGCAGAGCGAATACCGGCCGACCGAGTTCCTGCGGCACTGGGTGAGGTTCTGGTTCGACGACGCGCTGCGCCTGCGCGCTGCCCAGCTCTTCCAGGCCGCCCGCCTGGCGCGCATCCAGCAGCAGTGGAGCAGGCTGGCGGCCCAGCGTGACTCGCGGTTCCAGCCGGATCTGGCGGCGCTGGCGGCCTGCCTGGCCCAGTCGGCACCGGCCATGGCCGCAGCACCCGACAACATGTGCCTGCTGACCGAGGAGGCGCGCCTGACCAAGCAGCTCTACCGCCTGGCCGGCGATGCCACCTCGTACGGCGAGTTCACCCGCAGCAAGCGGGGCGAGAGTGCGGATGCCGCCAACCAGTTTCTGGATCACGGCAACTACCTGGCCTACGGCCTGGGCGCCACCGCCACCTGGGTGCTCGGCCTGCCGCATGGGCTGGCGGTGCTGCATGGCAAGACTCGTCGCGGCGGCCTGGTCTTCGACGTGGCCGATCTGGTCAAGGACGCCAGCATCCTGCCGCAGGCCTTCATCTCCGCCACCCGTGGCGACAGCGAGCAGGAGTTCCGCCAGGCCTGCATCGAGGCACTGACCCGCAGCGAAGCCCTGGACTTCATGATCGACACCGTCAAGGCCACGGCGTTGCAGGTGGGCCAACTGGCCCGCACGCAGGGGCCGGCATGA
- the cas3f gene encoding type I-F CRISPR-associated helicase Cas3f, with amino-acid sequence MNVLLISQCDKRALTETRRILDQFAERRGDRTWQTPITQDGLDTLRHLLRKTARKNTAVACHWIRGLDHSELLWVVGDGRRFNAQGAVPTNTTTRDVLRRSSENDWRHGEVIHLLTALAALIHDLGKASLAFQWRLQGKLAERNQYRHEWVSLRLFEAFVGRDDDTRWLERLAQPNGADETWLRSLRVDGPGSAHPSPFVGLGHAPLAQAIGWLVVTHHRLPVFHGRTPDVKPAAGHFQGPLRHLTSAWNEPPSSDDPAVVDPYWQFPQGLPVAHEAWRERAARIARRLLALQAQPGAGGWLANPYVMHVSRLALMLADHHYSSLEGAHPERIKLTAPGPLYANTTRDGDMNQTLDEHLVGVARLGAELAHFLPRFERHLPRLGRHRALARRSQDERFRWQDRAAELATALRERSARQGAFIVNMASTGCGKTLANARVMYALADPEQGLRCAFAMGLRSLTLQTGRAFRDLLSLGDDELAIRVGGTASRALFDHHEKQAEATGSASRQALLDEDTHVVYEGQHDQHPLLRRAFADSNVRRLLAAPLLVCTIDHLTPATEGLRGGRQIAPMLRLMSGDLVLDEPDDFDIADLPALTRLVHWAGLLGSRVLLSSATLPPALVQGLFEAYRSGRAHYQHSRGEPLPPGAAPPPVCCAWVDEYAREQADCPTPAAFAEAHERFVRQRAERLTHAEPRRLAEIVPLADLPRDRDAQAEPFASRVLASAAALHAAHHDIDPVSGKRVSFGLVRMANIEPLVAVALALFRLGAPAGLRIHLCVYHSQFPLLLRSGIEQRLDRALNRRDPAAVFALPDVRQPLDAHPEPDHLFIVLGSPVTEVGRDHDYDWAVVEPSSMRSLIQLAGRVRRHRPGLCRLPNLHVFSSNLRHFRAPGEPAFCRPGFETGGFLLASHDLRNLLLPDESRHIDARARILARPADQLRPRERWVDLEHARMRAAMLPSTGVQATPATSNRRRGATAPAPLAINAATWWHLPPQDALLTGLLQQATPFRADGRPQADLVLLPNEDGDDYALHRVVDPRAGWRTRASYTLVDASQNRRIPDEAVSGRGISTWGQTDYLAALAELAQDLDWPLDACAKRFGTVTLPEHDDGWAFHPALGFTKGRRP; translated from the coding sequence ATGAACGTCCTGCTGATTTCGCAGTGCGACAAGCGCGCACTCACCGAGACCCGCCGCATCCTCGACCAGTTCGCCGAGCGCCGGGGTGATCGCACCTGGCAGACCCCGATCACGCAGGACGGCCTGGACACCCTGCGCCACCTCCTGCGCAAGACCGCCCGCAAGAACACCGCGGTGGCCTGCCACTGGATCCGCGGCCTGGACCACAGCGAGCTGCTCTGGGTCGTGGGCGACGGCCGGCGTTTCAACGCCCAAGGCGCCGTGCCGACCAACACCACCACCCGCGACGTGCTGCGCCGCAGCAGCGAGAACGACTGGCGCCACGGCGAGGTCATCCACCTGCTGACCGCGCTGGCGGCGCTGATCCACGACCTCGGCAAGGCCAGCCTGGCCTTCCAGTGGCGGCTGCAGGGCAAGTTGGCCGAGCGCAACCAGTACCGCCACGAGTGGGTGTCGCTGCGCCTGTTCGAGGCCTTCGTGGGCCGCGACGATGACACGCGCTGGCTCGAACGCCTGGCGCAGCCCAATGGGGCCGACGAGACGTGGCTGAGATCGCTCCGGGTGGACGGCCCGGGCAGCGCTCACCCCTCCCCCTTCGTCGGCCTGGGCCATGCGCCATTGGCGCAGGCGATCGGCTGGCTGGTGGTCACCCACCATCGGCTGCCGGTCTTCCACGGCCGAACGCCAGATGTGAAGCCGGCCGCGGGCCATTTTCAGGGGCCATTGCGCCACCTCACCTCGGCCTGGAACGAACCGCCGAGCAGCGACGACCCCGCCGTGGTGGACCCGTACTGGCAGTTTCCGCAGGGGCTGCCGGTGGCCCACGAGGCCTGGCGCGAGCGCGCCGCCCGCATTGCCCGGCGCCTGCTGGCACTGCAGGCCCAGCCGGGCGCCGGCGGCTGGCTCGCCAACCCCTATGTGATGCACGTGTCGCGCCTGGCGCTGATGCTGGCCGACCACCACTACTCCAGCCTGGAAGGAGCCCACCCCGAACGGATCAAGTTGACGGCCCCCGGCCCGCTGTACGCCAACACGACCCGGGATGGCGACATGAACCAGACGCTTGACGAGCACCTCGTCGGCGTCGCCCGGCTGGGTGCCGAGCTGGCCCACTTCCTGCCCCGCTTCGAGCGCCACCTGCCCCGGCTGGGCCGCCACCGCGCCCTGGCCCGGCGCTCGCAGGATGAGCGCTTCCGCTGGCAGGACCGGGCCGCCGAACTGGCTACGGCCCTGCGCGAGCGCAGCGCCCGGCAAGGCGCCTTCATCGTCAACATGGCCTCGACCGGCTGCGGCAAGACGCTGGCCAACGCCCGGGTCATGTACGCGCTGGCCGACCCCGAGCAGGGCCTACGCTGCGCCTTTGCGATGGGGCTGCGCAGCCTCACGCTGCAGACCGGCCGGGCCTTCCGCGACCTGCTCAGCCTGGGGGACGATGAGCTGGCGATCCGGGTGGGGGGCACGGCCAGCCGGGCGCTGTTCGACCACCACGAGAAGCAGGCCGAGGCCACCGGCTCGGCCTCTCGCCAGGCGCTGCTCGACGAGGACACCCACGTCGTCTACGAAGGCCAGCACGACCAGCATCCGCTGCTGCGCCGCGCCTTCGCCGACTCCAACGTCCGCCGGCTGCTGGCCGCGCCCCTGCTGGTGTGCACCATCGACCACCTGACGCCCGCCACCGAAGGGCTGCGCGGCGGCCGGCAGATCGCGCCGATGCTGCGCCTGATGAGCGGCGACTTGGTGCTGGACGAGCCGGACGACTTCGATATCGCCGACCTGCCCGCCCTGACCCGTCTGGTGCACTGGGCGGGCCTGCTGGGCAGCCGCGTGCTGCTGTCCTCCGCCACCCTGCCGCCGGCCCTGGTGCAGGGGCTGTTCGAGGCCTACCGCAGCGGGCGCGCCCACTACCAGCACAGCCGAGGCGAGCCGCTGCCTCCTGGCGCCGCCCCCCCGCCGGTCTGCTGTGCGTGGGTGGACGAGTACGCGCGCGAGCAGGCCGATTGCCCCACGCCCGCCGCCTTTGCCGAGGCGCACGAGCGCTTTGTGCGTCAGCGTGCCGAGCGCCTCACGCACGCCGAGCCTCGCCGCCTGGCCGAGATCGTGCCGCTGGCCGACCTGCCGCGCGATCGCGATGCCCAGGCCGAGCCCTTTGCCAGCCGCGTGCTGGCATCGGCTGCGGCGTTGCACGCTGCGCACCATGACATCGACCCGGTGAGTGGCAAGCGCGTCAGCTTCGGCCTTGTGCGCATGGCCAACATCGAGCCGCTGGTGGCCGTGGCGCTGGCGCTGTTCCGCCTCGGCGCCCCTGCAGGGCTGCGCATCCACCTCTGCGTGTACCACTCGCAGTTCCCGCTGCTGCTGCGTTCAGGTATCGAGCAGCGGCTCGACAGGGCCCTGAACCGGCGTGACCCTGCGGCCGTGTTCGCCCTGCCCGACGTGCGCCAGCCGCTGGACGCACACCCCGAGCCCGACCACCTCTTCATCGTGCTCGGTTCGCCCGTCACCGAGGTGGGGCGGGACCACGACTACGACTGGGCCGTCGTCGAACCCTCGTCGATGCGCTCCCTCATCCAGCTGGCCGGCCGCGTGCGCCGCCACCGGCCGGGGCTCTGCCGCCTGCCGAACCTGCATGTGTTCAGCAGCAACCTGCGGCACTTCCGGGCACCCGGCGAGCCGGCCTTCTGCCGCCCTGGCTTCGAGACCGGTGGCTTCCTGCTCGCCAGCCACGACCTGCGCAACCTGCTGTTGCCCGACGAAAGCCGCCACATCGACGCCCGCGCGCGCATCCTGGCCCGGCCCGCCGACCAGCTGCGTCCGCGCGAACGCTGGGTGGACCTGGAGCACGCCCGCATGCGCGCCGCGATGCTGCCATCGACCGGCGTACAAGCAACACCTGCAACCAGCAACCGACGCCGCGGTGCGACCGCTCCCGCGCCGCTGGCGATCAACGCGGCCACCTGGTGGCACCTGCCGCCGCAGGACGCGCTGCTCACCGGCCTGCTGCAGCAGGCCACACCCTTCCGCGCCGACGGCCGGCCGCAGGCCGACCTGGTACTGCTGCCCAACGAGGACGGCGACGACTACGCCCTCCACCGCGTGGTGGACCCGCGCGCTGGCTGGCGCACCCGGGCGTCGTACACCCTGGTGGACGCGTCCCAGAACCGCCGCATCCCGGATGAAGCGGTATCGGGCCGTGGGATCTCGACCTGGGGGCAGACCGATTACCTCGCCGCCCTCGCCGAACTGGCGCAGGACCTGGACTGGCCGCTCGACGCCTGCGCCAAGCGCTTCGGCACGGTGACGCTGCCCGAACACGACGACGGCTGGGCGTTTCACCCGGCGCTGGGATTCACGAAAGGAAGGAGGCCCTGA
- the cas6f gene encoding type I-F CRISPR-associated endoribonuclease Cas6/Csy4: MDHYVDITLRPDPDFPAPLLMNALFAKLHRALVSHSAQLGGRLGASFPGHVGTGRALQLGERLRLHGEASALDTLLASDWLSGMRDHSLPAPVAPVPAGAQHRVVRRVQAQSSPERLRRRLARRHQLDAAEAAQRIPDSVAQTLRLPWVQLRSSSTDQNFRLFIEHGPLLPHPLPGTFSPYGLSLGATVPWF; the protein is encoded by the coding sequence ATGGACCACTACGTGGACATCACCTTGCGACCGGACCCCGATTTCCCGGCCCCGCTGCTGATGAATGCCCTGTTCGCCAAGCTGCACCGAGCGCTGGTGAGCCACAGCGCGCAACTGGGTGGCCGCCTGGGAGCGAGCTTCCCGGGGCACGTTGGCACTGGTCGCGCCCTGCAGCTGGGCGAACGGCTGCGCCTGCACGGAGAGGCGAGCGCGCTCGACACCCTGCTGGCCAGTGACTGGCTGTCGGGCATGCGCGACCACAGCCTGCCCGCTCCCGTCGCCCCGGTGCCGGCAGGCGCCCAACACCGCGTCGTGCGCCGGGTCCAGGCACAAAGCAGCCCGGAGCGCCTGCGCCGCCGCCTGGCCCGCCGGCACCAGCTGGACGCCGCCGAAGCCGCACAACGCATCCCCGACAGCGTCGCCCAAACCCTGCGGCTGCCCTGGGTGCAGCTGCGCAGCAGCAGCACGGACCAGAACTTCCGCCTCTTCATCGAGCATGGCCCCCTGCTGCCTCACCCCCTCCCAGGCACCTTCAGCCCCTACGGCCTGAGCCTCGGCGCCACCGTGCCCTGGTTCTGA
- the csy2 gene encoding type I-F CRISPR-associated protein Csy2, producing the protein MSDTDLTRQPEEPSNPAWLVLPRLRVQNANAISSPMTWGFPAITAFLGLMTALERRLGRGAGITLDGVGVVCHGFEPQVSAGGYTRSFALTRNPVGHDGSTSAIVEEGRAHLELTLVFQARVASPLLDAAARSDLVHRVAEQVAGMRVAGGSVLPHLADTPGGPHRRPVPELVLTPADEEEARKAFRRIARRCLPGFALVSRHDLLEARHAELLAATPGASRLDAWLDLSRWNHRAVLHPRPDGAAPPAPEAAQPADWQQDARPGWIVPIPVGFAALAPLHEPGTVAGARDPHVPFRFVESVYSIGQWLSPHRLRAPTELFWFAERPDEQGLYLCTNDYALHLARRSNASPDVQPVSSDQ; encoded by the coding sequence ATGAGTGACACCGACCTCACGCGGCAGCCCGAAGAGCCCTCCAACCCCGCCTGGCTGGTGCTGCCGCGCCTGCGGGTGCAGAACGCCAACGCGATCTCCAGCCCGATGACCTGGGGCTTCCCGGCCATCACCGCCTTCCTGGGCCTGATGACGGCGCTGGAGCGGCGCCTCGGCCGCGGCGCCGGCATCACGCTGGACGGCGTGGGGGTGGTGTGCCACGGCTTCGAGCCGCAGGTGAGCGCAGGCGGCTACACGCGCAGCTTCGCCCTCACGCGCAACCCGGTGGGCCACGATGGCAGCACCAGCGCGATCGTGGAGGAAGGCCGTGCCCACCTGGAGCTGACGCTGGTGTTCCAGGCCCGCGTCGCATCGCCGTTGCTGGACGCGGCGGCGCGCAGCGACCTCGTGCATCGGGTGGCTGAACAGGTGGCCGGCATGCGGGTAGCGGGCGGCTCGGTACTGCCTCACCTGGCGGACACGCCGGGCGGCCCCCACCGGCGGCCCGTGCCGGAGCTGGTGCTGACGCCAGCGGACGAGGAAGAAGCCCGCAAGGCCTTCCGCCGCATCGCGCGCCGCTGCCTGCCCGGCTTCGCGCTGGTGTCGCGTCACGACCTGCTGGAGGCCCGGCATGCCGAGCTGCTGGCCGCCACGCCCGGGGCCAGCCGCCTCGATGCCTGGCTGGACCTCTCCCGCTGGAACCATCGCGCCGTCCTGCACCCGCGCCCCGACGGTGCAGCGCCGCCAGCCCCGGAGGCCGCCCAGCCCGCCGACTGGCAGCAGGACGCCCGGCCCGGCTGGATCGTGCCCATTCCCGTCGGCTTTGCCGCGCTGGCACCGCTGCACGAGCCCGGCACGGTGGCCGGCGCGCGTGACCCACATGTGCCCTTCCGCTTCGTCGAGAGCGTCTATTCGATCGGCCAGTGGCTCAGCCCGCACCGCCTGCGCGCGCCGACCGAGCTGTTCTGGTTCGCCGAGCGCCCCGACGAGCAGGGCCTGTACCTCTGCACCAACGATTACGCCCTTCACCTGGCGCGGCGCAGCAATGCATCGCCGGACGTTCAACCCGTTTCTTCCGACCAGTAA